Proteins from one Panicum virgatum strain AP13 chromosome 7K, P.virgatum_v5, whole genome shotgun sequence genomic window:
- the LOC120640712 gene encoding uncharacterized protein LOC120640712, with protein sequence MKTKASSFFKQMVSAVVAAVKAKSTAVRVKTSALKTRLLIFGILRNKKLLMAAINHKIHAIMGQQEEQQQTGKQDLLVNGDGGGKNKAIVLYSAPSYSFSAELGAHEVEAASAREQEDSDDYLSHSLFAEEDEEEDELVSAPGSVIDVMRDARDREREAAGGGAEFRLEDEIDHVADVFIRRIHRQLKLQKLDSFKRFCEMLERGA encoded by the coding sequence ATGAAGACGAAGGCGTCGTCCTTCTTCAAGCAGATGGTGTCGGCGGTCGTGGCGGCGGTGAAGGCCAAGTCCACGGCGGTGCGCGTCAAGACCAGCGCCCTCAAGACGCGCCTCCTCATCTTCGGCATCCTGCGCAACAAGAAGCTGCTCATGGCCGCCATCAACCACAAGATCCACGCCATCATGGGCcagcaggaggagcagcagcagacgGGCAAGCAGGATCTGCTCGtcaacggcgacggcggcggcaagaaTAAAGCCATCGTGCTGTACTCCGCGCCGAGCTACAGCTTCTCCGCGGAGCTCGGCGCGcacgaggtggaggcggcgtcggcgcggGAGCAGGAGGACAGCGACGACTACCTGTCCCACTCGCTGttcgcggaggaggacgaggaggaggacgagctgGTGAGCGCGCCGGGGTCGGTCATCGACGTCATGCGCGACGCCCGGGACCGGGAGCGtgaggccgccggcgggggcgccgaGTTCCGGCTCGAGGACGAGATCGACCACGTCGCCGACGTCTTCATCCGCCGCATCCACCGCCAGCTCAAGCTGCAGAAGCTCGACTCCTTCAAGCGCTTCTGCGAGATGCTCGAGAGGGGCGCCTGA
- the LOC120640710 gene encoding SNF1-related protein kinase regulatory subunit gamma-1-like isoform X1: METDSPRSPEAEIGHRVEDLWEVAEPQLSPSEKLNSCFEDIPVASFPRTHPSQVIEIPSDASLSETVEILSKNKILSAPIRNVEAPEDASWMDKYIGIVEFAGIAMWLLSQSDAAANGTAGSGIGSPVSNLVSRLGSFTFRRTSSGRVETATDSESDEAASVGGSFFETLTSSEFYKNTKVGDISGSFRWAPFLALQTSDTFLTMLLLLSKYRMKSLPVVEVGGDKIENIITQSSVMHMLAECVGLPWFESWGTKKLSELGLPIMKPSKLVKVNEDQPVLKAFQLMREKGVGGLPVMDTSGAKAIGNISIRDVQYLLTAPKIYKEHRTITTKDFLTAVRQHLQEQHETSPFLHDVITCKKDDTIKDIILKLDSEKIHRIYVVDDKGNTEGVITLRDIISKLVHEPRHYFGDFFDGVVPLPANSTV; the protein is encoded by the exons ATGGAGACGGACAGCCCGCGGAGCCCCGAGGCGGAGATCGGGCACCGGGTGGAGGACCTCTgggaggtggcggagccgcaGCTCTCGCCGTCCGAGAAGCTCAACTCCTGCTTCGAGGACATCCCCGTCGCGTCCTTCCCCCGCACGCACCCCTCGCAAG TAATTGAGATACCCTCTGATgccagtctttctgaaactgtTGAAATATTGTCCAAAAACAAAATCCTGAGTGCACCCATAAGAAACGTTGAGGCTCCAGAAGATGCTAGTTGGATGGACAAATACATCGGTATTGTGGAATTTGCTGGTATTGCCATGTGGCTGCTCAGTCAG TCTGATGCTGCAGCTAATGGGACGGCTGGTTCTGGAATAGGATCACCTGTCTCCAATCTAGTTTCTAGGTTGGGTTCCTTCACATTCAGAAGGACATCATCCGGCAGGGTAGAAACTGCTACTGATTCTGAATCAGATGAAGCTGCATCGGTTGGAGGAAGTTTTTTCGAAACCCTAACTTCCTCTGAGTTCTACAAGAATACAAAG GTTGGCGATATCTCAGGGAGCTTCCGGTGGGCACCATTTCTTGCACTGCAGACGTCTGACACATTCCTTACCATGTTGCTGCTTCTGTCTAAGTACAGAATGAAGAGCCTGCCAGTAGTAGAAGTTGGAGGAGATAAGATTGAGAACATCATCACACAATCTTCTGTTATGCACATGCTTGCAGAGTGTGTTGGGCTCCCATGGTTTGAGAGCTGGGGAACTAAGAAACTTTCTGAGCTTGGGCTTCCTATCATGAAACCATCCAAACTTGTCAAG GTAAATGAAGATCAGCCGGTTCTAAAAGCCTTCCAACTGATGAGGGAAAAAGGAGTTGGTGGTCTACCAGTCATGGACACGAGTGGAGCAAAAGCAATTGGTAACATCAGTATCAGAGATGTTCAATATCTTCTAACTGCCCCCAAGATATACAAAGAGCACAG GACAATCACAACAAAGGATTTTCTCACTGCGGTGCGACAGCATCTCCAGGAGCAACATGAGACCTCACCCTTTCTGCACGATGTGATCACTTGCAAAAAGGACGACACGATCAAGGACATTATACTGAAGCTGGACTCTGAGAAGATTCACAGGATCTACGTTGTAGATGACAAAGGGAACACTGAGGGGGTCATCACATTGAGGGACATAATCTCCAAGTTGGTGCACGAGCCTCGCCACTACTTTGGGGATTTCTTCGATGGTGTTGTTCCCCTGCCTGCAAATAGCACTGTATGA
- the LOC120640710 gene encoding SNF1-related protein kinase regulatory subunit gamma-1-like isoform X2 has protein sequence MVLMNIPCNYFELMGVLEYLKCFFEISLCSLSTPSIFKYNQIIFSGFECKKCDVSHAVIEIPSDASLSETVEILSKNKILSAPIRNVEAPEDASWMDKYIGIVEFAGIAMWLLSQSDAAANGTAGSGIGSPVSNLVSRLGSFTFRRTSSGRVETATDSESDEAASVGGSFFETLTSSEFYKNTKVGDISGSFRWAPFLALQTSDTFLTMLLLLSKYRMKSLPVVEVGGDKIENIITQSSVMHMLAECVGLPWFESWGTKKLSELGLPIMKPSKLVKVNEDQPVLKAFQLMREKGVGGLPVMDTSGAKAIGNISIRDVQYLLTAPKIYKEHRTITTKDFLTAVRQHLQEQHETSPFLHDVITCKKDDTIKDIILKLDSEKIHRIYVVDDKGNTEGVITLRDIISKLVHEPRHYFGDFFDGVVPLPANSTV, from the exons ATGGTACTGATGAATATTCCATGTAATTATTTTGAGTTGATGGGGGTACTGGAATACCTCAAATGCTTTTTTGAAATTTCTTTATGTAGCctaagtactccctccatttttaaatataatCAAATAATATTTTCTGGCTTTGAATGTAAAAAATGTGATGTTTCTCATGCAGTAATTGAGATACCCTCTGATgccagtctttctgaaactgtTGAAATATTGTCCAAAAACAAAATCCTGAGTGCACCCATAAGAAACGTTGAGGCTCCAGAAGATGCTAGTTGGATGGACAAATACATCGGTATTGTGGAATTTGCTGGTATTGCCATGTGGCTGCTCAGTCAG TCTGATGCTGCAGCTAATGGGACGGCTGGTTCTGGAATAGGATCACCTGTCTCCAATCTAGTTTCTAGGTTGGGTTCCTTCACATTCAGAAGGACATCATCCGGCAGGGTAGAAACTGCTACTGATTCTGAATCAGATGAAGCTGCATCGGTTGGAGGAAGTTTTTTCGAAACCCTAACTTCCTCTGAGTTCTACAAGAATACAAAG GTTGGCGATATCTCAGGGAGCTTCCGGTGGGCACCATTTCTTGCACTGCAGACGTCTGACACATTCCTTACCATGTTGCTGCTTCTGTCTAAGTACAGAATGAAGAGCCTGCCAGTAGTAGAAGTTGGAGGAGATAAGATTGAGAACATCATCACACAATCTTCTGTTATGCACATGCTTGCAGAGTGTGTTGGGCTCCCATGGTTTGAGAGCTGGGGAACTAAGAAACTTTCTGAGCTTGGGCTTCCTATCATGAAACCATCCAAACTTGTCAAG GTAAATGAAGATCAGCCGGTTCTAAAAGCCTTCCAACTGATGAGGGAAAAAGGAGTTGGTGGTCTACCAGTCATGGACACGAGTGGAGCAAAAGCAATTGGTAACATCAGTATCAGAGATGTTCAATATCTTCTAACTGCCCCCAAGATATACAAAGAGCACAG GACAATCACAACAAAGGATTTTCTCACTGCGGTGCGACAGCATCTCCAGGAGCAACATGAGACCTCACCCTTTCTGCACGATGTGATCACTTGCAAAAAGGACGACACGATCAAGGACATTATACTGAAGCTGGACTCTGAGAAGATTCACAGGATCTACGTTGTAGATGACAAAGGGAACACTGAGGGGGTCATCACATTGAGGGACATAATCTCCAAGTTGGTGCACGAGCCTCGCCACTACTTTGGGGATTTCTTCGATGGTGTTGTTCCCCTGCCTGCAAATAGCACTGTATGA